The DNA sequence ttaaatttttgtgtttgatttaattaaaaggaaataagaaTATAGTAACTCAAATTTTTCATCTACTATTAACGAAAGTAACAGTATCCTTCATCTGTAATTAAAATGCAAGAATTAGACAGTGCATGTTATACACACGTTAACAATTCTGCACATTAGCTGAAATGAAAACGAGTCTTAATCAAATGTGTGTGTAAGTGAAACAAATGGTGCATGCTGCATTGCATGGCTTATATAATATGGTAGAAAAAATCTCTCTCAATTAATCACCACACCTTGTAATTTGTAGCCATGGAGAAAATGTTGTATTACATTCTTGCATATGCATTCCTCACTATAACCTTTCAAACACCTTGTTTAGCCAAAATGAGCCTTGCCACTGATCAAACTGCCCTTCTTTCACTAAAACAACATATCATCTCTGATCCTTCTCATATACTTTCAACAAATTGGACTAATTCGAGCTCCGTCTGCAGCTGGATTGGGGTCTCTTGCAGCTTGCGTCACCATAGAGTATCCGCATTGAATCTATCTTACATGAATCTCTCTGGCACCATTCCACCACAGCTCGGGCACCTGTGTTCCTCGTCTCCCTCGACCTCACCAACAACAGCTTCACAGGTTCCATCCCCAAATCTCTCTCAAACCTAACTAACCTACAAAATCTTGACTTAACTTCCAATTCTCTAAGTGGAAAGATTCCAAAAGAGTTAGGGAAACTTCGGAATTTGCGAAGGCTGGTGATCGAATTCAATCAACACTCCGGTGCTATACCATCTTAGATATTCAACTTGTCGAAGCTCGTGAAAATAGCGCTGACAGGGAATGAATTGAGTGGAAGTCTTCTGACAGACATTTGCAGTAATCTTCCATTTCTTGCTGGGATTTATCTCTCCGAAAATCAGCTGAGTGGCGCGATTCCGACAAATCTATCCCTATGTTCACAGCTGCAGTTGTTGTCCCTATCTGAAAACTCTTTTAATAGGCAGATACCTGCGGAAATCGGCTACTTAACTTCGCTTCGGATATTATTCCTCGGTTATAACAGTTTGAATGGTattcttcttttgttcttAAAGCATTAGAttcacataaatttaaagttagtatgtttaatttgttgaaatttgaCAGGTACACTACCACCTGAGATTGGCAATCTTCACAACCTGATTGGTTTTGGTGTTGAAAATAATCAGATTGGGGGCTCATTATCCTTAAATATTTTCCTGAATATGTCTTCTCTTCAAGATTTATTACTATGGAGCAACAATTTCATTGGGAATCTTTCAAGGGATATCGGGAATCTTACAGTGCTAACCATATTTGAAATCTCCAAAACTACATGACAGGTAAGAAGACCTTGTGATTTACATACTACCCATATCAtcttaataaaaatcatactcccATCTTTCTACAACTAACATctccttcttttctttctctctctcatttatTCTAATAGTTTATCTAATCTTTGGCAGGGATTATTCCCACTGAATTTGGCCGCCTTCGCCGACTGGAGATATTAGCTTTAGCGGGGAACAGCTTCAGTGGAACTATTCCACATGAGCTCTTTAACATTTCAACTCTTCAAGCCCTTGAACTTGTTAAGAATGTTTTATCTGGATTTCTTCCAACCAATCTATGCCATACCTCCCCCATTCTTCAAGTGCTAAATCTTGCAGAAAACTTAATCTCTGGACCAATACCAAATTCCATATCCAATTGTTCTCAACTCAGATTTCTCGCACTGGTGATAACAAATTGAGTGTGATAGGGACTCCAACGTACATGCTCCAACAACTACGGCAGAGACCGCAATCAATTGGCCCGAAGACAATGCCGAGACAACTGCACCTACGAGTCGACCTGAAGCGGGAGCAGCCAAGGACGTGGGCCCAAGGGAAGAAGGGCCAAAGAGGAAGACATCGAGGCCCGCTCATGACCGCAATtataattgtgtttgattGAGTTGAtcactcttttattttgttatgattaTGTTTCCTTATTGTTGAGATATTCACGTTTTGATTAGGATTAGATATTATTAAatcttttcgggttttcttcttgattctttcccgaatcGTAAGTCGAATCAAGTAGGGTCcggactctataaataatgGAGTCCATTAGAGAGTCAAAACCATTGAGAAATAAACTAAACGTTTTTCTCATTCCCGTTCTCGGCGTGAACGCCGCCCCTAGCACCTCAACTAGGATTTATCTTGTTCTTCTTTTGACTACAAATCGTTGGTGCTCTAGTCCGATAGATCAAGGGTCTATCAACTGGTGCTTCATTGATTTACTCTTCTCCCACCAACCTCTGTCCAAATTTGTTCTCAAACTATTCTCTCAAAATTCACggcaaattagggttttatctcaaaaccctagaattgtttctttgtttggaaatcgttctttttttttttttaaattaactcctatatgaaggaggatattatatataaactcCTAAGAAAGGAGGTGGAAAtcgttctttttttttttaaaattaactcctatatgaaggaggatattatatataaactcctaagaaaggaggaaattacaactgaGGTTAAGAGAGCTCGAACTCGGCACCTCATACATTGATGTCCAAGCTCCTTGCCGCTAGGACAAAGGCTCTGGACTATTTAGAAATAGTTCTAGTTGGAAAAGAAATCATATTTTCCATGTCTTTTCTCAAGGAATCTCACCACCCAACCATTGATGATATGCTCTTGGAATTAAGGCGGATgatcaaaactcaaaatcaaacCTTGGCGGAAAGTTTCGAGCCACAAACGCTGATCAGAGAGTCTCCGGACAGCCTTGATGAGTACTCACCTCCGCATCAGCGACCACCCGATATCGCGGCGACTATACGGCGTTGGTCTTTTCCGCCGTCGGTCACGCAGGCACTGCAGGGTATCATGCCCCACTCCCTACCACGCCTTCGCCTCGAACCACCACGATTCGACGGAGAAAGTTCCCCAGATTAGATACGTAAGATCCAAACGTACTATAACCACCACTACACACTACTAGATGATCGTCTTTATCTTACACAATACTTATTCAATCCCCCAGCATCGGATTGGAGGGAATATTGGGAGGTAACTAACAAAGGAAAGAACTGGGACGATTTCTTGTTGGCAGTAGCGCAGCGGTTCGATCCCGAATTTTACAAACCATACGAGGCGACCGGCCGAGACCAGCGGAAGCCCAACCGCAAAACGGCGTGCCTAGGTGCGAATCAAGAGCTCGATCATCAGCCACAACAGCGTAAAGAGGAGGTCACACAAGTAAGTGTCAATCAATTTGGTGTTCTACCTGTGACTGTTTCTAGCAATAATTTTGCTAATGAGAGTGGttccaattcaattatttGCGATGGGAATATGGGCATGAATACCTTATATGTGGATATGGTCACTAAGGAGCACAGCGGATGTAATAGGGACTGTATTTCGGTTGATTTAAATCCCATAGATGACAGTCTCATTGACCAAGCTTGTTGCAAggttttgaatattaataatgGAGTCATCGCTGCCGAGGATATTGAGGAGCAAGCTCTTGTCGAGACTTATTTCTGCACCGAATTTCTTGATTCAGTCAACCCCCAATCTGAGGTTCCAGCCGATTCACAACCCCTATTGTCACGAGGTGGTCCAAAGGATCCACTAGAAGAAGCAGCGAACAAGGGAGTCTCAACAGATTTAACTGGTCGAAGCAATGTGCCTGATTCCTATGTTATAAATCATTTATGTGAAAAAGATGAGGAGGAAGTACCGGCTACATGGGATCCTGGCGAGTCTATTTGCACTCCGAGATTGATAGCTGAAGTTTCTGATGAGAAGGAACCTGAACACTTGCGCAGTTGGGGATGTATTAACAACAAGTTGTATATCGAGGGGAATACCACGAGACAGGTGGTAGATTATGGGCAGCACTTCTCAGATGTTGTTTGCCGCGATGTTGCCGCCCCTAACGATGGTAAGGTTGTCCCTGATGCTGCGTTTTCTAGAGATGCCATTGCAGATGATGTTGTTCTTCTTTCGCTGGAATCCACACAATCTCGAGGAGTACCTGCAGCTTTGGAGTCTTTGTCCAAACTCGGTACTATTGCTATGTATGTGACTGATGATGGAGGTGGAGGAAAATTTACTAAGATGGTCTATTCGCGGATGACTGATTCGGAGCTCCCTCATCAAGAAATTCAGGATTCAGTTACAGGTGAACTTGAACGAGGAGTGAGATGTTCCCCTGCTATAAATAGAGCACATGGTGCAGCATTATGTATCCAGAAATTGGGGTGCTATGTCCTTCCAACAGTACTTCTTGAGGATTTATATGATGATGGAAAAGCTTTTATGAAACCCTGCCTGTTAGGAACAGCTTTCATGCAGATTTTGCTAAGGAGGAGAGGCTCGATAGCAGCACATTTGTGCCTGTTGGAAGGGCTGGACATATACCTTGCATTGTTACCTACAACACACGGGTCTCTCCACCAGTGCACATTATTGGAGCGAAAACTTTTGAGATTAGTGCAGTGGATACATTGGGACTATTTTATGATAAGGGAAAAATTAGGGAAATAGCAGGGTGGAATATATCAATGACTTTCAAGGAATGGCGACATGCAGCTCTCCGATTTGGAATAGTTGAAGGTGATCACATATTTGATCCAGGGGCTTTTCATGGGGTCAAACTCGTCCGAGTCACTTTTGGTGGATTTGAATCTGGTAAAAGCTGGTTTAGCTTGAAGTATTTTTGCCTGATGCAGATGAAAAATTCCGTACGTAAGTGCACTGCGATTCCCTCGTTCTTGAGTGGAGGTATTCTTCATTATGTTGTCTTTGAGCTTGTTGAGGCAGGAGCAGCTGCTCGGTGTTTGGTAATGTTATCTAGGCGTGTCGGCAATATTCCCAAGTTTGCCGCTGGTGAGGTGGATTCAGATGTTGTTGCTTGTGGTGGGTGCAAGATATTTTGTGGGAATACAGGAGATTTGGTTGCAAAGCCACCATTTATCGAGACAAAAGTATCGGAGCTTGATGAATGTGTTGCGAACTTTGATGAGACCAAGGAGCCTAGTGTTGAAAATGGAGTGaaattttgtgtgtgtgataATAGAGGGATTACACTTTATTGGGGTGGAGATCCTATGGAGCTGCCTACATTTCTTGATGGGGAAATCTATGTATCGATCAGGGAGGTGTCTATGTCCCCATTTGGTGGTAACGTAGCTGAAAGACAATGTTATCCCTCAATTAGGCTGATGTATGCAGacctttttcatttgttgGAGACTTGTTTATAGACTCTTGAACATGGAAGATCTTCATCTTATGCAAGATGATGAGCAAATGGTGGAGCTGGTAAGGGCGATAGGCTACTGGTTTCCACTACCAGTTGAGCGTTGGATACATGGCATATTTCACATCTCTATCCTATGGCTGCTCATACCGCAATTTTTGGATACAATCCAACAATCAGCGTCGACCTCATTCCATCGGAGCCGGCTGGCAGACATCATACAAGTGCATTTTCCGAACTTTCGCCTTGACGGCAAGGCGATTTTCATGGGCGGGGGAGTTGATAGGGACTCCAACGTACATGCTCCAACAACTACGGCAGAGACCGCAATCAATTGGCCCGAAGACAATGCCGAGACAACTGCACCTACGAGTCGACCTGAAGCGGGAGCAGCCAAGGACGTGGGCCCAAGGGAAGAAGGGCCGAAGAGAAAGACATCGAGGCCCGCTCGTGACCGCAATtataattgtgtttgattTAGTTGAtcactcttttattttgttatgattaTGTTTCCTTATTGTTGAGATATTAACGTTTTGATTAAGATTAGATATTATTAAatcttttcgggttttcttcttgattctttcccgaatcGTAAGTCGAATCAAGTAGGGTCcggactctataaataatgGAGTCCATTAGAGAGTCAAAACCATTGAGAAATAAACTAAACGTTTTTCTCATTCCCGTTCTCGGCGTGAACGCCGCCCCTAGCACCTCAACTAGGGTTTATCTTGTTCTTCTTTTGACTACAAATCGTTGGTGCTCTAGTCCGATAGATCAAGGGTCTATCAGAGTGGTTGTATACCTATGGATCTCAGCAACCTAAGGCTTCTCCAAAGTCTCCACCTGCACGGAAACAATCTTACAAATGCACCATCTTCTTCAAACTTGGGCTTTGTTACATCATTGTCAAATTGCAGGTCTTTAacttatttgtatatttctgATAATCCTCTATACGGCATCATTCCAGATTCCATTGGGAATTTATCTTCCTCACTTGAAATATTCAGAGCCGCCCGCTGCAAATTAAATGGCAGCATTCCTGTTCAAATAGGTGATTTAACAGGCTTGATTACCTTGGAACTAGAGGGCAATCAGTTATCTGGTAATATTCCCTTCTACATCAAACACTTGCATATACTTCAAGCATTATATCTTGGTTCTAACATGTTGCAAGGCTCCATTCTAGAGGCTGTATGTGATTTATACAACCTCAATATTTTCAGTATTAGCCGAAACCAACTATCAGGTTCAATTCCTAAATGTTTGGGAGATATCTCTTCTTTAAGAGAGATTTATATGTACCCCAACATGTTCAATTCAAGCATACCATCAAGCTTATGGGATCTAAAAGATTTGCTGATTCTTGACTTGTCCTTCAATTCATTGAGTGGTTTTTTACCTCAAAAGATGAGTAATTTAGGAGCAGCAATCTCTATAGATTTATCAATGAATCATTTGTTAGGGTCTATTCCGAGCACTATTGGGAAGCTACAGAATTTGGCTAATCTGTCTTTGGCAAATAACAAACTTGAAGGTTCTATCCCAGTTTCCATGGGAAACATGATAAGTTTGGTGAGACTTGACTTGTCCCACAACAACCTCTCTGGCTCAATTCCAAAGTCTTTGGAAACACTTCAATTTCTCAACTACTTCAATGTCTCTTTCAATTCTCTGAGTGGAGAAATTCCAAGTGGTGGTTCTTTCAGAAACTTCACTATGGATTCTTTTAAGGGAAATGAGGCATTGTGTGGAATTCCAAGGTTCCATATCCCAATTTGTCCAGCTGATTCTGGTCACAAatcaaagagagaaaaggttgAACGAGCTATATTTATTGCTTTTGGGACTGTGGCTTTCATTTCAATTGTTTCTCTAGCTCTTATCTTTGGCAGACACAAAAGGAAAGATAAGACAGCAAGAGAAGTTGATGAGATGATATCCATTGTGCCAGAAGGATCTCTTATCATGAACTTCTGCAAGCAACTGAACAATTCAGTGAGAGCAATTTGCTTGGCACTGGGAGTTCTTGCTCTGTGTACAAAGGAATTCTTAACAATGGGAAGGTTGTCGCTGTCAAAGTGTTTAATCTTCAGTTAGAAGGTATTTCAAAGATATTTGATGTTGAATGTGAGATTCTTCGTAGCATTCGCCACAGGTGTCTGAATAGTGTCATAAGTTGTTGTTCTAACGAAGAGTTCAAGGCATTAGTACTAGAATATATGCCCAATGGAAATCTTAAGAAATGGTTATATTGCCATAActatttcttgaatttcatgGAAAGATTGAATATAATGATCGATGTTGCATCGGCTTTGGAGTATCTTCATAGTGGCTATTCGACACCAATTGTCCACAGTGGCTTGAAGCCAAGTAATGTCTTGTTAGACGAAGATATGGTTGCTCGTGTAAGCGATTTTGGGATAGCAAAATTTCTATGCAATGGAGATAGCATGGTGTTAACCAACACCCTGGGAACATTGGGTTACATTGCTCCAGGTTAATTGTTAATCTACATTAATTATGTACATatactttttaataaatgaagtcTTCTTTCATACTTTTTTTGTGATTGTAGAGTATGGTTCAGAAGGACTAGTCTCCACAAGGTGCGATGTCTATGGCTACGGGGTGATGTTGATGGAAGTCTTTACTAGAAAAAAGCCAAGTGACGACATGTTTGTTGGAGATCTAAGCTTGAAGACTTGGATTCAAAGGTCTGTTCCAGAATTCACATATCAAGTTATAGATGCCAACTTAGTTATGAATGTTGACGAAGAACATGGCGATAAAATAGTGGAATTCGCATCATCTATATTGGAGCTGGCGTTAAAGTGTTGTGCAGATTCTTCTTATGAAAGGATAAATATGAAAGAAGCTCTAGCACAGCTGCAGAAAATCCAACGTGGGTTTTCGAGATGAAGCGAGAAGGCCTTACAAAGTTGTTTTCCTATGAATGCCAAGACTCTGGATAATATCTTACTACctcaattcaaaaatataatctcattttttccattttgagtCATC is a window from the Salvia hispanica cultivar TCC Black 2014 chromosome 1, UniMelb_Shisp_WGS_1.0, whole genome shotgun sequence genome containing:
- the LOC125192104 gene encoding probable LRR receptor-like serine/threonine-protein kinase At3g47570, producing MDLSNLRLLQSLHLHGNNLTNAPSSSNLGFVTSLSNCRSLTYLYISDNPLYGIIPDSIGNLSSSLEIFRAARCKLNGSIPVQIGDLTGLITLELEGNQLSGNIPFYIKHLHILQALYLGSNMLQGSILEAVCDLYNLNIFSISRNQLSGSIPKCLGDISSLREIYMYPNMFNSSIPSSLWDLKDLLILDLSFNSLSGFLPQKMSNLGAAISIDLSMNHLLGSIPSTIGKLQNLANLSLANNKLEGSIPVSMGNMISLVRLDLSHNNLSGSIPKSLETLQFLNYFNVSFNSLSGEIPSGGSFRNFTMDSFKGNEALCGIPRFHIPICPADSGHKSKREKVERAIFIAFGTVAFISIVSLALIFGRHKRKDKTAREVDEMISIVPEGSLIMNFCKQLNNSVRAICLALGVLALCTKEFLTMGRLSLSKCLIFS
- the LOC125211501 gene encoding probable LRR receptor-like serine/threonine-protein kinase At3g47570 codes for the protein MPNGNLKKWLYCHNYFLNFMERLNIMIDVASALEYLHSGYSTPIVHSGLKPSNVLLDEDMVARVSDFGIAKFLCNGDSMVLTNTLGTLGYIAPEYGSEGLVSTRCDVYGYGVMLMEVFTRKKPSDDMFVGDLSLKTWIQRSVPEFTYQVIDANLVMNVDEEHGDKIVEFASSILELALKCCADSSYERINMKEALAQLQKIQRGFSR